DNA sequence from the Gemmatimonadales bacterium genome:
CCGCGGGAGGCCGGGGACATCGTCACCCGGGAGCTGTCGCTGCTCGCGACGTCGACCTCGATCCGGACCGAGTCGACCAGGCCGGCGAGCGGCCCCTTCCCCAGCACCCAGGCCACGACCACATCGAGCGAGTCACCGTGCTGCGCCACCTCGGAGGTCACGGCGTCGACCTGGGCTTTGGGCACGAGCGGCGCCGACGGGAACAGCCGCGCACCAAACAGCCAGCCGGCCAGCGCCAGCACCGCGATCAGGGCCGCGAGCACGAGCGGCCAGCGCCGCGGCTTGGGCGGCAGCTCGATCTCGATCACCTCGGGGGTCACCCGGCGCGGCATGGCCTAGTGCTCCAGGCCCAGAACAGCTGGACCCTGCTGGTAGACTACATCCACCGGGATCCCCCTGCTGCGCAGACGGCCGAGATCGGCTTGGGCAACAGGAGAAATTCGGCCGCGCGTGGCCATGAACTGCTTCACCCCCTCGTAGTCGCCATCCCCCTGGAAACGCAGGATACGCTCACCCAAGGCCCGCACGGCCTCCTGCATCTTGGCAAGATCGACCCGGTACCGCCCGCTCGCCGAATCCCGGGTGAACGCGCCGTGCTCCTCGAAGAACGAGAGCTGCGCCGCATTGGCCCGGCCGTGGGCATCCGATGCACCGAACCGGATGGAGCGGAAGATGCTGGCCAGATAGGTCACGTAGTGTTGCTCCGCCGTGGTGCCCTTGAGCTCTCCCTGCTGCAGCAGCTGAGTGACCAGGTGCAGGCCCAGGATGTCGGCCTTGGCCTCTTCCAGCGCACTGGCCTGCTCCTTGAGCGCCGCCCGCACGGTGCCCTTGCCGTCGATCGTGTTCTTAATGCCGAGGCCATGCGCTACCTCGTGGAACATGACGTTGGCGAAGAACGCGTCGAAGTTGATGTCGGTCTGCTGGTCGCTGGCGATCAGCTCCGCCGCGATCGGCCGCAGGATCTTGTCGAACTTGGCCCGCATCACGTTCTTGAGCTGGAGCCTGCGGGTGCCCTTTCTGAGCTGCACCTGCTCGTCGTTGGGCAGATTGATGGCGATGGTCTTGGATCCCGCGTTCGCCTCACCCGCGCAGAAGACGGCGTCGTATGCGTTGAGGTCCGAGCCGGTGCCGGGCTGCTCCCGCTTGTACGCTGCCGGAACCGGCAGGCCGCGCTGTAGTGCCGGCAGGAGTGCGGCGTACCGGGCCAGTCGGGAGCTCCACTCCTTGTCCTTGATCAGCACGAAGGCTTCGGCCGCTGTCCTGTACCCGAACAGCTCGTCGGCGTACGATTCGATCGGCCCGATCACGATGTCCAATGTGTTGTGCTTCATATCGAGCCAGGCGAGATCGCTGGCCTGGTAGCGGTCCGTCATGAGCGCCTGGGAGCGCAGCAGCAGGTATCGCTTGAGCCCGGGGTCCTCCGCCAGTGCCGCCGCCTCGCGGAGCTTGGCGGCGGCATGCTGGACCTCCGGACCGTAGACCTTGTGATAGGGGACGGTCGTCAGGGTCCCGCTCGAGTCCCGCCGCACCACAGAATACTGGCCACGGAGCGCCTCGGCGGCCGTGGGCGACCTGTCCGCGGCCTGTTCCAGCTGCTCCTTGGTCATCTCGTGGGGATAGAACTCCACGCCGGGCGGACGCTCGCCGACTCCGGGAACGAACGGCGCGTTGCCGTCCAGCCGGTCCCAGGGGCCGTAATTGATCTCAACGAAACGTCGAATACTGGAGTCTGGCAAGGTGGTCAGCAGCGAGTCGTAGCCCGGAAAGATCTGCCGCCGGAAGACCGTATCCATGGTGGCGGCCGCGCCGATCAGCAGGGGGAGCATCCGACGCTCCTTGTCGGTCAGGCGGCCCAGGTCCGAGGTGAGGCGCACAGGCGCGTATTGGGCCACCTTGGCCGCGATCGGGCTTTCCGTGGGCGCGGACGCCGCGGTGCCAGGCGAGCCGTCTCCACGCTTCCCACACCCCGCGATCCCGGCCGCCAGAGCCATCAGCCAGGCCGGCCAGCGTTGCATGCCGCTCGGTCTCTCCGCTCGAAACACGCTACGCCAGCTGGATCTGGCCCTCGACCGCGATCTCGGCATCGAGCCCCTCCACGATCATGACCGCACGGGCGTTGAGGGCACTGCGGCCCGCCAGGGCCCCGGAGCGCTGGGCCGCGTCGACCGCCTTTTCCACCTCGCGCTGGGCGGTCACTCCGAAATGCTTGAGCAAGCTCCGGAGAGAGATGTTGAATCGCTCCTCGTCCATGACCACCTCGGATGAAAAGGTATGTGACCTCAGCGTCCCTCGAGCTCCCGCTCACCGGGAACGTGTCGCTCCGCCCGACCCTGGCCCGGATGGGCCTTCGCCTCGAGATAGCGCTCGCCCTTGAGCCGGATGAAGTTCACGAACTTCTCGTACTCCTCCTCCGAGAGCGCGTCGGCGATTCCGGGAATCAGTCCCTTGACGACCGTGATCCGCTCCTCGATGGCCAGCTCGCCGGCTCGATCGATCAGCGCGCGGATGGCGGGGTGGTCCATCCAATCGGTCTCCTGACTCGTCGTCATACGTGCTCCCAGGTCCGGGGATACTGGAGGTCGAGCTCCCATGAGGTTCATTCTAGCCAAAAGGGGCCGGCAATGCCGACCCCTCCGGGTACCACGGATGCCGGCCGGGCCGGGGTCAGCGGGCCAGCTTCAGCCGTTCGACGTGCCGCTGCTTGATGCGGGCGTTGTAGGCATTGACGGTCACGATGTCGCCCGGCTTGAAGCCCTTGAGGATATTACGGAGCTCCGCCTGGCTTCGCACCGACTTCCCCTCCACCGCCGTGATCACATCCGGCCCGCCGTCTTCGGCGTCGCGCAGCAGCGGCCACGCCGGCCCGCCGGGCGTGACACCAGTGATCACCACGCCGCGCAAGCCCGGAGAACCCAGCTCGCTCGCGATCTCCGGCGTGAGCGCCTCCCCGGAGATGCCCAGCGGGCTCAGCGCGTTCGAGGCGTTGTTCGGGCCGCCCCGGTCACCGTCCTTGTTCCCGTCCTGCTCGTCGCCCTGCGCCAGCTCGGGCTGGTCCGCCAGCGCCTGCAGACGGACGTTGAACGTCTTACGGACGCCGCCCTTGCGGGCCACTTCGACCTTCACCACTTCGCCCGGCTTGCGGAAGCCGACGATCTGCTGAAGCTGGCCGACGTACTCGACCGGCTTGCCATCTACGGCCACGATGATGTCGCCCGGCTCGATACCGGCCGCTTTGGCCGGGGAGTCCTCGGTGGGGATGTCCTTGACCGCCACGCCCCTGATCTCCGGCAGGCCAACGTAGGCCGCGTCGTTCAGCGTGACTTCGGCGATCTGTACCCCCAGGGCCGCGCGGTGGACCGTTCCGGTCTCGATGAGCTGGGTCATGACGGTGCGGACCAGGTTCATCGGGATGGCAAAGCCGTAGCCCGAATAGAACCCCGTCTCGCTGGCAATGGCGGAGTTGATGCCGATGACCTCACCCCGGACGCTCACCAGCGGACCGCCCGAGTTGCCCGGGTTGATCGCCGCGTCGGTCTGGATGAAGTCCTGGATGCTGCCCTGGCCCCGGCCCGGAAGCCCAGCCAGCGCACGGCCTTTGGCGCTCACGATGCCGGAGGTGACGGTGAAGGTCAGGCCTTCGCCGAGCGGGTTGCCGATGGCGAGAACCCATTCGCCCACCCTGGCGTCGTCGCTGTTGCCCAGCGCCACCGGCGGCAGACTCTTGGCGTCGATCTTCACCACCGCCACGTCGGTGTTGGGATCGGTGCCGATCACCTTGGCCTTGAACTCCCGGTGGTCCAGCAGGCGCACGGTGACCACTTCCGCGCCTTCGACCACGTGGTTGTTGGTGAGGATGTAGCCATCCGCCGAGACGATGAACCCCGACCCGCTGCCCTGCTCGATCTCGGGCTGCTGCGGGCGGAACTGGGGGAAGAAGCGCTCCATGCCGGGGGGGATCCGCTGCTGGGAGGCCCGCTCGGTCCGCTGGGAGCGGATGTACACCACGCTTGGTTTCACATGCTCGGCCACCGCGGCGAAGGCCTCGCTCAGGTCCTGTAACGGCCGGGCCGCGGGGATGGACGGGGTGGGCACCGGCGCGATAGCCGCGGCCTGGCGTCCCTGCTGCTGCGCCGAAGAGCGATTGGGCAGGTCGAGCAATCCGGCGAACAGCAGCCCGAGCGCGAACGCCAGGGCCACCAACCCACCGAATTTGAGCCAGTTCAACGATCGTGCGGACATCGAGCGATCCTTCGGCAGAGCGTGAGGGTAGCGGGCATCCTGCCCGTCTGAATAGTACACAGATGTACCGGGCCGCGGCTGGGCCGCGGTGGGCGCTGTCACCCCTGAACGGAGTGAAGGGGGCACGCCCTAAGGGTATGCCCCCCTCGCTTCGCTCAGGGCGATAAGGAGCTACTTCTACTTCTTATCGTCCACGATCTCGTAGTCGGCCTCGACCACGTCCTCCTGCCCACCCGGTGGTGTGGCGCCCGGCTCGGCGCCGGCCGGCTCCCCGCCGGGCTGACCCTGGGACTGGGCACCCTGGTAGAGGGAGGCCCCCGCCGCGGAGTAGGCGGCGTTCAGCTCGTCCAGGGCCCGGCGGATGCCGTCAGCCTCGCCCGTCCGGAGCGCCTGCTTGCCGCCCTCCAGCGCCGCGTCGAGCCGTGTCTTGGCCTCGGCGGGAAGCCGGTCGACCCAGTCCTTGCTGTCCTTCTCGACCCGGTAGACCAGGCTGTCGAGCTGGTTCCGCGCCTCGATCTGCTCCCGGCGCTCCTTGTCCTCCTGGGAGTGCTGCTCGGCGGCCTTGACCATCCGGTCGATCTCGGTGTCGCTGAGGCCACTGGAGGCCTCGATCCGGATCTTCTGCTCCTTGTTGGTGGCCTTGTCCTTGGCCGACACGTGCAGGATGCCGTTGGCGTCGATATCGAACGTCACCTCGACCTGGGGCATGCCCCTCGGTGCCGGCGGGATGCCGGTGAGCTGGAACTTGCCGATGGTCCGGTTGTCGACGGCCATCTGCCGCTCGCCCTGGAGCACATGGATCTCCACCGTGGTCTGGTTATCCTCCGCGGTGGAGAACACCTCCGACTTCTTGGTCGGAATGGTGGTGTTCCGGGGGATCAGCACCGTGGTGACGCCGCCAAGGGTCTCGATGCCCAGCGAGAGCGGGGTCACGTCCAGCAGCAGCACGTCCTTCACGTCACCGCCGAGCACGCCGCCCTGGATGGCCGCGCCAATGGCGACGACCTCATCCGGGTTGACCGAGCGGTTGGGCTCCTTCCCGAAGAAGTCCTTGACGATCTGCTGGATCTTGGGGATCCGGGTCGATCCGCCCACCAGAATCACCTCGTCGATCTGCTTGGGATCGAGTCCGGCGTCCTTGAGCGCCTGCTGCATCGGCGGGATGGTCCGCTGGATCAGGTCGTCCACCAGCTGCTCGAACTTGGCGCGGGTGAGCGAAAGATTCAGGTGTTTGGGGCCGCTCTGGTCCGCCGTGATGAACGGCAGGTTGATGTCGGTCTGGGTAGTGCTCGACAGCTCCATCTTGGCCTTCTCGGCGGCTTCCTTGAGCCGCTGGAGCGCCATCGGATCCTTGGAGAGGTCGATGCCCTGATCGCGCTTGAACTCGGTGATCAGCCAGTCGATCAGCCGCTGGTCGAAGTCGTCGCCGCCCAGGTGGGTGTCGCCGTTGGTGCTCTTGACCTCGAAGACGCCTTCGGCCAGCTCGAGCACCGAGATGTCATAGGTCCCGCCGCCCAGGTCGAAAACGGCGATCTTCTCTTCCTTCTTCTTGTCGAGGCCGTAGGCCAGCGCCGCCGCGGTGGGCTCGTTGATGATGCGCAGGACGTCCAGGCCGGCGATCTTGCCGGCGTCCTTGGTGGCCTGCCGCTGGGCGTCATTGAAGTAGGCCGGCACGGTAATGACCGCCTTGTCCACCGTGTGGCCCAGGTAATCCTCGGCGGTCTGCTTCATCTTCTGCAGGATCATCGCCGAGATCTCGGGCGGGGTGTAGCGCTTCCCCCCGATCTCCACGGAGGCGAGTCCGTTCTGACCCTCGACCACCTTGTAGGGGACCCGCTTGGTCTCCTCGGTGATCTCGTTGATCCGGCGGCCCATGAACCGCTTGATCGAGAAAATGGTTTGCTTGGGGTTGGTGACGGCCTGGCGCTTGGCCACTTGCCCGACCAGCCGCTCACCGTCCTTGGTGAAGGCCACGACCGAGGGGGTGGTCCGCCCACCTTCGGCGTTGGGAATGACGACCGGGTCGCCACCCTCCATCACCGCCACGACCGAGTTGGTCGTGCCCAGGTCGATGCCAATAATCTTGGAAGCCATGTCGACTCCGGTTGAGTGCGAATGTTGGGTACACGTTCGGGCGGGGGGAGAAGCAAGCGCCATACCCTATTTCCCTGCCGAATTGGCAGTACATGCCGCCCCCCCAGGGGTAGCCGGACGCCACCCGTGACACGTATCACGACCCCCGCCAGGGGACGGCGCTAAGCTCTAGACTCGTGCGTGGGCCGTGCTGCTGGCTGATGGTAAACATGAGGAGGGAACCATGCTGTGGACCATCTTCGTGATCCTACTGGTGTTGTGGCTGCTGGGAGTGGTCACGTCGTACACGCTGGGTGGCTTCATCCACGTGCTGCTGATCGTGGCGGTCATTCTCGCCGTGATGCAGCTGATCCAGGGACGACGGGCGCTGTAGCCCGGTGGGCGCCGGCACCACGGCGGACTCCCGTGTCCGTGTGGGCGGGCGAGCGGTCGCAGTCTCGAGCCTCGACAAGGTGCTCTTCCCGCAGGATGGCATCACCAAGGGAGAGCTGATCGAGTACTACGGCACGGTCGCCACCCACATGCTCCCCCACCTCAAGGACCGCCCCATCAACCTGGAGCGGTTTCCCGGCGGTATCGATCGGGCCGGGTTCTTTCAGCAGGCCATGCCGGAGTCCTTCCCGGACTGGATCGAGGGCGTCACCGTCGAGAAAGCCGAGGGCCGAGTGCGGCATGTCGTGGTCCAGACCGCCGCCACGCTGGTGTACCTGGCGAACCAGGGCTGCATCACTCCCCATGCCTGGCTCAGCCGGCGCGACCGCCTGGACTCCCCCGACCAGCTGATCTTCGATCTCGACCCCCCTGCCCAGGATCCCCCGCGTGTCCGGGAGGCGGCGCTCCTCCTGGGCGAGCTTCTGCGCGAGCTGGAGCTGGTGCCTTTTCTCAAGACGACGGGTTCCCGCGGGTACCACGTCCTGGTGCCGCTCGACCGGCGGGAGGACTTCTCCGCGGTGCGGGAGTTCGCGCAGGCCGTGGCAGCGCTGCTGGTGCACCGGCACCCCAAGCTGCTCACCGTGGAGGGCCGGAAGGCCAAACGGGGGAACCGGATCTACCTGGATACCCTGCGGAACGCATACGCCCACACCGCCGTCCCTGCGTATGCGGTTCGGGCACGGCCTAAGGCGCCGGTCGCGACCCCGATCGGATGGGATGAGCTGGAGGTCCGGGCCATGCACCCTGCCCGGTTCACGCTCCGGAGCCTGCCGGCCCGTCTCCGGGACGACCCCGACCCGTGGCGCGACCTCCGGCGCCGCCCCCGCTCGCTCGCCCCGGCTCGCCGGCGGCTGGAGGAGCTGTCCGTCGCGCGCTAGCGCCGTGGCCGAGCGGCCTCGCCTCCGTATATTGATCCAATGTTCCCCTACCGGGACGACAACCCGACCATCGGCACGCCGTTCGTGACGCTACTCATCATCGTGGCGAACGCGGCGGTGTGGGTGTTGGTGCAGGGCGCGGGGATGGAGCCAGGGCTTTCCAAGTCAGTCTGCGAGCTGGGGCTGATTCCGGGGGAGTTCCTTGGGCGAGTGGCCGAAGGGACCAGCATCCCGCTCAGCCCGACGGCTGCCTGCGTGCTGGGGGTGGAGCGCCATCTGTACACCCCGCTCACCTCGATGTTCCTCCACGGCGGCTGGCTCCACCTCATCGGCAACATGTGGTTCCTCTGGCTCTTCGGGAACAACGTAGAGGACAGCATGGGCCACGTCCGCTACCTCGCGTTCTACCTGCTGGCCGGGATCGCGGCGGCCGCCGTGCAGACCTACATGAATCCGTCCAGCGTCATTCCGATGGTGGGTGCCTCCGGAGCGATCAGCGGGGTCATGGGAGCCTACGTCGTGCTCTATCCCCGGGTTCGGGTGCACATGCTGGTGGTCCTGGTCATCTTCGTCACCCGGATCGTGGTGCCGGCCTACCTGATGCTGGGCTACTGGTTCCTCCTGCAGTTGCTGGGCGGCAGCGCCGCGACGGGGAATGGGGGCGTTGCCTTCTGGGCCCACGTCGGCGGCTTTCTGGCCGGCGCGCTGCTCATCTCGCTGTTCAAGGACCCTGACCTGGTGGCGAAGCACCGAGCACTGGCGCGCTACGTCTGAAGCTTCCCCGGGGCGGGGGGTTCATGGCGCGCGAGTCGTCCCGGGCAGTATGTTCTCACCTATGCTCGATCCCGCCCCACATCGCGTGCTTGCTCGGTCGACCGCCTCGCTCGAGGTCCCCGTGGCGCTCCGCAACCCGGGCACCGCGCTGGAGCTCGACTGGGTCGAGGAGGTGCGGGTCAACCGCAGCGCCGTCGAGCGCCGGGCGGCCACCCTCCGGAGCCGGCGGACGGTAAAGAAGGAATGGCAGGCGGCGTGGCTGCTCCGGGCCATCACCCTGATGGATCTCACGACACTCTCGGGCGACGATACGCCCGGCCGGGTCCGCCGGCTCTGCGCCAAGGCGCGCCGGCCCGTCCGGGAGGACCTGCTCCAGGCGATGGGTGCCGCGGAGCTCCCCATCCGGGTCGGGGCGGTGTGCGTGTATCACAGCTTCGTCGAGACCGCTGTCGAGGCGCTCGATGGCTCGGGAATTCCGGTGGCGGCCGTGTCCACCGGGTTTCCGGCTGGGCTCTCGCCGCTCGCGCAGCGGCTGGGAGAGATCCGGGCCTCGGTGGCCGCGGGCGCCGAGGAGATCGACGTGGTGATCACCCGGGCGCACGCACTGACGGAAAACTGGCGCGCCCTCTACGACGAGGTGCGCGCCATGCGGGAGGCCTGCGGTGACGCGCACATCAAGACCATCCTCGCCACCGGTGAGCTCGGCACGCTGCGCACGGTGGGTCGGGCGAGTCTCGTCTGCATGATGGCGGGCGCCGACTTCATCAAGACCTCCACCGGAAAGGAGAGCGTCAACGCCACCCTCCCGGTGGGCCTGGTCATGGCACGGGCGATCCGCGAGTACCGGGAGCGGACCGGCATGCTCGTGGGGCTCAAGCCCGCGGGCGGCATCCGCTCGGCGAGAGACGCGCTGGACTGGCTGGCACTGATGAAGGACGAGCTGGGCGACCGCTGGTTGCGCCCCCACCTGTTCAGGTTCGGCGCGAGCTCGCTCCTGACCGACATCGAGCGCCAGCTGGAGCACTTCGTCACCGGCCGGTACTCGGCGGTCCACCGGCACCCCACCGGGTGAGGCCACCCTTCACGCTCGAGGTCCCATGACGTCCATTCCCGACATCTTCGGGACGATGGCCTACGGGCCCGCCCCCGAGGCGGGGGCGCCGGCGCAGGCCTGGCTGGAGCAGCACGGCCAGCAGTTCGGACTGTTCATCGGCGGAGCGTGGACGGCGGTGGGCGCCGAGACGTTCGAGACCCTCAACCCGGCAACGGCCCGACCGCTGGCCCGGCTCACCCAGGCCGGCCCGGCCGACGTCGATCGTGCGGTGAGCGCGGCCCGTGCCGCGCAGCCCGGCTGGTGGGCGCTCGGCGGGCACGCGCGGGCGCGCTACCTCTACGCCCTCGCACGTGGCATCCAGAAACACAGCCGGCTCTTTGCGGTGATCGAAACGCTGGACAACGGCAAGCCGATCCGCGAGTCGCGCGATATCGACGTGCCGCTGGTGGCGCGGCACTTCTATCATCACGCCGGATGGGCCCAGCTCATGGCGCGCGAGCTGCCGGGTCGGGAGCCGGTGGGCGTGATCGGGCAGATCATCCCCTGGAACTTTCCCCTCCTCATGCTCTCCTGGAAGATTGCGCCCGCGCTGGCCATGGGGAACACGGTGGTGCTCAAGCCGGCCGAGTTCACCTCCTTGACCGCGCTCCGATTCGCGGAGCTCTGCCAGGAGGTGGGACTGCCGCCCGGCGTGGTGAACATCGTCACCGGCGACGGCCGGACCGGCGAGGCGATCGTGGCTCACCCGGACGTCGACAAGATCGCGTTCACCGGCTCGACCGAAGTTGGGCGCATCATTCGCACCGCGACCGCGGGGAGCGGCAAGAAACTCTCGCTGGAGCTCGGTGGGAAGTCGCCATTCATCGTGTTCCCCGACGCCGATCTCGACAGCGTGGTCGAGGGCGTGGTGGACGCGATCTGGTTCAACCAGGGGCAGGTGTGCTGCGCCGGCTCGCGTATCCTGGTGCAGGAGGGGATCGCGGATCGGCTGGTGGTCAAGCTCAAGGCCCGGATGGAGACGCTGCGGGTAGGAAACCCGCTCGACAAGGCAGTGGACATGGGCGCGATCATCGCGCCGGTCCAGCTGCAGAAGATCGAGGAGCTGGTGCGCCGCGGGCAGGACGAGGGCGCCCAGATCTGGCAGCCGCCCTGGAGCTGCCCCACGGACGGGTGGTTCTACCCGCCGACACTCTTCACCGAAGTCGCCCCGGCCGCGACCATCGCGCAGGTGGAGATCTTCGGACCGGTGGTGGTGCTCATGACGTTTCGCACGCCGGCCGAGGCGGTCGAGCTGGCCAACAACACCCGCTACGGGCTCGCGGCGAGCCTCTGGACCGAGAACATCAATGTTGCACTGGACGTGGCGCCGGAGCTCCAGGCCGGGACGGTCTGGATCAACTGCACGAACGTGTTCGACGCAGCCAGCGGGTTCGGGGGCTACCGGGAGAGCGGCTTCGGGCGGGAAGGGGGACGGGAGGGGCTGAGGGAGTACGTGCGGTGGGGTGGTGGTGGGAAGGGCGGGAAGGGCGGACAGGACGGTAAGGGCGGGAAGGACGGTAAGGGCGGGAAGGTTGTCGCTCGGCGGGGCGATGCGAACACGCATCGTGGATCGGTAACCTTACCGTCCTTCCCGTCCTTACCGTCCATCGACCGCACCCCCAAGCTCTACATCGCCGGCAAGCAGGCGCGGCCGGACTCGGGGTATAGCCTGCCCGTGGTCGACGCGGCCGGGCGGCGGATCGGCGAGGTGGGGCACGGCAACCGGAAGGACATTCGGAACGCGGTCGAAGCGGCGCGGAAGGCGGCGGGGTGGGGGCGTCTGACCGCGCACCACCGGGCGCAGGTGCTCTTCTATCTGGCCGAGAACCTGGCGGCGCGCGGGGACGAGCTCGGCCGTCGGATCGCGGCACTCACCGGCGATCAGGCCGGGGCCGAGCGGGAGATCGGGATCGCCATCGAGCGGATCTACGCCTCCGCGGCCTGGGCCGATAAGTACGACGGCCTGGTGCACCACACGCCCTACCGGAACGTGACCCTCGCGATGCCGGAGCCGATCGGGGTGCTCGGCATCGTCTGCCCCGAGGCCCCGCCGCTCCTGGGGTTCCTCTCGACCGTGCTGCCCGCCATCGCGATGGGCAATACCGTGGTGGCGGTGCCCTCGACTCCCGCGCCGTTGCTCGCCACCGATTTCTATCAGGTGCTGGATACCTCCGACGTGCCGGCCGGTGTGGTGAACATCGTCACCGGGCTACGTGACGAGCTGGCGCCGGTCCTCGCCGCGCACGACGACGTCGACGGCATCTGGTACTTCGGAAGCGCCGACGGCTCGGCCGAAGTGGAGCGGCTCTCCGCCGGCAACATGAAGCGCACCTGGGTGGATTACGGCAGGGGGCGGGACTGGACCGACGCACTGCAGGGCGAAGGCGAGGAGTTTCTGGAACAGGCCACCCAGGTGAAGAACATCTGGGTTCCCTACGGGGCGTGAGGGGGAAGGTGGGGCAAGGTGAGGCAGGGTGGGGCAGGGTGGGGCAGGGTGAGGCCAGGGTTCGCGCGCGGTGGGGCCTGCTGTGTGTCCTGACCTTGCCCCACCTTGCCCCACCCTGCCTCACCTTGCCTCACCTCCCCTCACCTTGCCGCGGTCGTAATCTCCACATCCCGCCCCAGCAGCTTCCCCATCACGTCCGCCTTCCGCGAGGCGCCCCAGCACTCCAACCCTAGATCGGCCTCGGCCATGCGGGGCACGATGAGAATCCGCAGCGCCTCGGGAGTGAGCTCGACCCGAAGGGTCTCGACCGCCGCCGTGTGCCCCCGATCGAGCCCGTCCGCCACCCGGAGGAGCGCGCTCACCCGCCGCACCACGTCCTGATCGGCAGGGGGCAGAGCGGCGAACTCCGGGTGCTTGCGGCGGGGGCCGGTGCGCCGGTGGTAGCGGCTGATCAGCGCGACCAGCATCCGGTCCCGCGCGGGCAGGCCGAGCCGCTCCGCGTGGGTGAGGAGCTGATAGCTGTGCTTGTGGTGCTTGCGGTAGCTGACCAGCTGGCCGACATCGTGCAGCAGGCCGGCGGCCTCCAGCAGTCCGCGCTCCTCCGGCTGGCACCCCAGCTCGCCGGCGAGCTGATCGAACAGCAGGAGCGCCAGGTAGCGCACCTGCTCCACGTGCCGGCGATCGGACTGGCATCGCTCCGCGAACTCGCGAAACAGCCGCAGCGGATCCGGCGCGCTGATCTCCTTGGCGCCGGCCATATCGAGCAGCAGCCCTTCCCGCAGGCCGAACGCGCTCACCGTGATGCTCCGGGCGCGCACCCAATCGAGCAGCTCGGCCGTAACCGCGAGGCCGGCCAGGATGATGTCGGCCCGCTCCGGATTCAGGCCGGGCACCTGTCGGCGCTGCTCCGGAGTCCGGGTACCCAGCCAGTCCAGCAACTGCTCGAGCTCGGCCGCGGTCACCTCGACGCCGTGCACCGTCTCGCCCGGCGGCAGTCCTCGGCGTGCCTGGACCATGCGGCCAAGGCTGGTGAACGTGCCACCAGACCCGATGACCGTTGCGGCGGACCATTCCCGGCCGGAGATGCCGCGCTTGACCTGCTTCCGGATCTGAACGCGAAGCGCCGCCACTTCCTTGTACGCGGCCCGGTCTCCCGGCAGGTGGAGCTCGGTGAGCCGCACCGCCCCGAGGGGAAGTGACACGGAGAGCTCCACCAGTCCATCCACCGCGCCGATCAGCTCCAGGCTTCCGCCACC
Encoded proteins:
- a CDS encoding aldehyde dehydrogenase family protein, producing the protein MTSIPDIFGTMAYGPAPEAGAPAQAWLEQHGQQFGLFIGGAWTAVGAETFETLNPATARPLARLTQAGPADVDRAVSAARAAQPGWWALGGHARARYLYALARGIQKHSRLFAVIETLDNGKPIRESRDIDVPLVARHFYHHAGWAQLMARELPGREPVGVIGQIIPWNFPLLMLSWKIAPALAMGNTVVLKPAEFTSLTALRFAELCQEVGLPPGVVNIVTGDGRTGEAIVAHPDVDKIAFTGSTEVGRIIRTATAGSGKKLSLELGGKSPFIVFPDADLDSVVEGVVDAIWFNQGQVCCAGSRILVQEGIADRLVVKLKARMETLRVGNPLDKAVDMGAIIAPVQLQKIEELVRRGQDEGAQIWQPPWSCPTDGWFYPPTLFTEVAPAATIAQVEIFGPVVVLMTFRTPAEAVELANNTRYGLAASLWTENINVALDVAPELQAGTVWINCTNVFDAASGFGGYRESGFGREGGREGLREYVRWGGGGKGGKGGQDGKGGKDGKGGKVVARRGDANTHRGSVTLPSFPSLPSIDRTPKLYIAGKQARPDSGYSLPVVDAAGRRIGEVGHGNRKDIRNAVEAARKAAGWGRLTAHHRAQVLFYLAENLAARGDELGRRIAALTGDQAGAEREIGIAIERIYASAAWADKYDGLVHHTPYRNVTLAMPEPIGVLGIVCPEAPPLLGFLSTVLPAIAMGNTVVAVPSTPAPLLATDFYQVLDTSDVPAGVVNIVTGLRDELAPVLAAHDDVDGIWYFGSADGSAEVERLSAGNMKRTWVDYGRGRDWTDALQGEGEEFLEQATQVKNIWVPYGA
- a CDS encoding Ppx/GppA phosphatase family protein, which translates into the protein MSAQPVPAPASLPPAPAPRERIAAIDVGSNSVRLLVAEYDPASGLSIIDELRDQPRLAAGLAATGCLDEAAIERAMQSLARMREVCQRRGVRRIAAVATAAVREAENGPWFVRRVRQELDIPLRIIDAETEAALSYRSVAHHFRLAGERTLVADIGGGSLELIGAVDGLVELSVSLPLGAVRLTELHLPGDRAAYKEVAALRVQIRKQVKRGISGREWSAATVIGSGGTFTSLGRMVQARRGLPPGETVHGVEVTAAELEQLLDWLGTRTPEQRRQVPGLNPERADIILAGLAVTAELLDWVRARSITVSAFGLREGLLLDMAGAKEISAPDPLRLFREFAERCQSDRRHVEQVRYLALLLFDQLAGELGCQPEERGLLEAAGLLHDVGQLVSYRKHHKHSYQLLTHAERLGLPARDRMLVALISRYHRRTGPRRKHPEFAALPPADQDVVRRVSALLRVADGLDRGHTAAVETLRVELTPEALRILIVPRMAEADLGLECWGASRKADVMGKLLGRDVEITTAAR